The Deltaproteobacteria bacterium DNA segment CGCCCGGCCGTGATCAAGCAGGGCCAGGCGGTGGCAGCGGTCGGCCTCGTCCAGGTAGGTCGTGGCCACCAGAATGGTGACGCCTTCCCGGTTAAGCTCATAAAGAATCTTCCAGAAGTCCCGGCGCGAGACCGGGTCCACGCCATTGGTCGGCTCGTCAAGGAAAAGAATCTTCGGGGTGTGAATAAGCGCACAGGTCAGGCCGACCTTCTGTTTCATTCCGCCGGACAGGTTTCGGAAAAGGCGGTTCACAAACGGCGCCAGCCCGGAAAACTCGAGCAGCCGTTCCATGCGCTCCCGGTACTCGGCCTGAGGCACCTCGTACAATTCGGCGTAAAACTCAATATTCTCGGCCACGCTCAGGTCGTCGTAAAGGCCGAAGCGCTGGGACATATACCCGATCTCGGCCTTGATGGACTCCGGGTCAGCAGCCACGTCCCGGTCCAGAACCATGACCCGGCCGGCCGTGGGTTCAAGAAGTCCGCAGAGTATGCGCAGGCAGGTGGTCTTGCCTGCGCCGTCAGGGCCGACTAGGCCGAAAATCTCTCCGGCTTCCACGGAAAAACTCAAGTCTTTCACCGCGGCCAGATCGCCAAAGCTCCTGGACAGGTTTTCAATCTCAACGACAGGCATTGGCTTTACCTGAGATAAACGTCCACCGGCATGCCCGGTTTAAGCTCCTGGTTGGGGTTATCCAGCGAGACCTTGATGCGGTAAACCAGCTTGACCCGTTCCTCGCGCGTTTGAATATTCTTGGGGGTGAACTCGGCCTCAGGCGAGATGTAGGTCACCCGGCCTTGATAGGTCTTATCTGGAAAGCTGTCGGTCGTCACTTCCGCATTCTGACCCAGACGCACCCGACCGAGCCGGGTTTCCGGGACAAAGGTCTGCACCCAGACCCGATTAAGCTGGACCAGGGTCAGGACCGGCGCACCGGCCTGAACGAACTCCCCGGCCTCCACGTCCTTCACGGTCACGAACCCGGAAAGTGAAGCGTAGAGCCTGGTTTCAGCCAGATCGTTTTCCGCTAACGCCAGGGCGGCCCTGGCCTGGTCCAGCTGAGCCTGAAGGACCTGCAAATCCAGATTTAACTTTGCCACCTCCTGCAGCCCGGCCCTGGCCACGTTCAGGGTGGCGGCTGAGCCGGAAAGCATGGCTCGACCTTCCTGGACCATCTCGGTACGCGGTCCGGCTTCGACAAGGTTGTAATGCTCCCGGGCCGACTCAAGGCTGGCCCTGGCCGCGTCATAGGCTGTCCGGGCTTCCTCAAATTTACTGGCCGAAACAATCTGGCGCTTGAAAAGGCGCTCCGTGCGTTCGAAATCTGACTTGCGCTTCAGATACTCGACCCGGGCGCGCTCCAGGGCCGCGGCCGCGGCGCGAATCTCCTCGATCCGTGACCCGCTTTTTAAGCTCTCGTAGCGAGCCCGGGCCGCGGAGACGCCGGCCTGAGCCTTTTTCACATCCCCGGCCGCAACCTCCTCCTTAATGCGGATGACCATCATCAAGGAGTCACGGCGCGCTTCCATCTCCCGCACCCTGGCCCTGGCCTGATCGCGCCGGGCCTCAAAGACCGCGGGCGCGAGTTCGGCCAGCAGGTCGCCCTTTTCAACATGGTGTCCCTCATCCACCAGCAGGCGAGACACGTGCCCGGGGAGGCGGAAACTTAAGTCCACCTCACTGACCTCAATATGGCCGGAGAGATAAATCCGGTCAGGGGTTCTTTCATTCTGAAAATAGCTGTAAAAAGCAAACGCTAAGGTCCCTATGACGATCAGAATCAGCAGGGGGATAATCCTTTTCCTTTTCATGTCTCATTCCTCTTTAAGATACGCCTTGAGCATGGCCTTGATGGAGGCCCGCCGCCTGGTTCTAAAAGATTCTAGTTCAGAAGAATCATAATTGAACAAGGTGGTCAGAAATGGGGTGACGACAAAGGTAAAAACGCACATGCTGATGACGCTAAGAAACACCTGCAAGACCTCCTCCTGGTTGATTTTCAGATCCAAGGAGGCCTGCCCGAGCAATCCAACCGGCGCCGCACCGGCAGCGCTGAGCTCGGTCAGGAGCTGTTTGAGCCTTTCTCCGCCACCGGCCATTTCCCTGAGCATTAATTTTAACAAGTTCGGATTTAAAGCAAAGGTGTCCAGGTAAAGGTCCACTATGCGGTCCAGGCGAGTTGACATCGGTTCCTGCTGCAAAAAAATCTCCTCGAGCTGCCTCCAGATCCTTGTGAAGTTGTCCTTAAGGACCGTGCGGTAGAGGTTGTCTTTTGAGCGGAAGTAGTAATGGAGCATGGCCTTGTTCAGGCCGGCTGCGTCCGCAATGGTCTGGGTCCTGGCCCCATAAAAGCCTTTGTCTGCAAACTCGGCAGAGGCTGCGGCCAGGATTCTCTGTTCGGCTGAGCCTGGTTTTCGATCTTGAGATTTCGAACCGCCGGTCATTATTTAGCCTCACTTTACCAGATGGTTTAACTAACCGTTTAGTTAAATTATAGCCCGGAAATCTCCCCTGTCAAGCCCTGAAAAAAAAATAACTCTCTCTCTAAAAATTAAACGGCCAGAGAAAATTTTCCCGGCCAGATCAGGGCTGCATACATGCGGCAGGCGCATTAGAGAAAATGGCAAAAAATACGTTCCGATTGAAAAGCCCGGAATTGCTTCCAGGCTAATGCTCCGCGCAATAACAATTGATAAAAATAGCAATGACATGTCATTGCGAGCTTTTGCGACAAAGCAATTAGAACGTATTTGTATGTCTATAAATCCCCCCTACCCCCCCTTTATAGTGATTGTCATAATTATGTTCCTTTTGGTTTCCTGGTTTCAGAATCTGGATTCCTGTTTGCGCAGGAATGACAACAACTTCCACTGTCATTCCCGCGAAAGCGGGAATCCAGAAAGGAATATATTTTTGAGAACTACCCTAAAAGTAGCTGTAGGTCAGGGTGCGAAGCTCCCTGACACAAAACATGATTAATATTGTCAGGGAGCCCCGCTTCGCGGGCCACCCTGACCTACAAGCTTTATTGACATATGAAAGACCGGGTATAAATTTCAGGGCCTGTCTTCACCACAACGGGCGGGGATAAACCCCGCGCTTACAATACCGATTTAGAGAATAGGGGCGGGGTTTATCCCCGCCCTCTTTAAAAAATTTGAAAACAATTTCTTTGCCAAATAACCCTATGGCTTCTGCCGGAGGGCCGGGGGCTCGCAATAACATTCTGCTGACGTTATTATAAATTCTCATTGCAAAGAGCTTTAGCGATGAAGCAGTCTTAACCTTTTTAATTGCAACCTATTTTTACCTTTCTCTCTAAAAGTCACCCGCTACTAAAGAAGGAGGCGCTTATAAGTCCCCCTTTTTTAAAGGGGGATTGAGGGGGATTTCTTA contains these protein-coding regions:
- a CDS encoding ABC transporter ATP-binding protein; its protein translation is MPVVEIENLSRSFGDLAAVKDLSFSVEAGEIFGLVGPDGAGKTTCLRILCGLLEPTAGRVMVLDRDVAADPESIKAEIGYMSQRFGLYDDLSVAENIEFYAELYEVPQAEYRERMERLLEFSGLAPFVNRLFRNLSGGMKQKVGLTCALIHTPKILFLDEPTNGVDPVSRRDFWKILYELNREGVTILVATTYLDEADRCHRLALLDHGRARVVTEPLAMRELMPGRLYRLRASDRRAALKLLQETPLVHNPNIHGARLHLSLEDESDLAVVTRVLKEAGIEVLELEPSQPTLEDAYLSILTRAAGEGAT
- a CDS encoding efflux RND transporter periplasmic adaptor subunit, with translation MKRKRIIPLLILIVIGTLAFAFYSYFQNERTPDRIYLSGHIEVSEVDLSFRLPGHVSRLLVDEGHHVEKGDLLAELAPAVFEARRDQARARVREMEARRDSLMMVIRIKEEVAAGDVKKAQAGVSAARARYESLKSGSRIEEIRAAAAALERARVEYLKRKSDFERTERLFKRQIVSASKFEEARTAYDAARASLESAREHYNLVEAGPRTEMVQEGRAMLSGSAATLNVARAGLQEVAKLNLDLQVLQAQLDQARAALALAENDLAETRLYASLSGFVTVKDVEAGEFVQAGAPVLTLVQLNRVWVQTFVPETRLGRVRLGQNAEVTTDSFPDKTYQGRVTYISPEAEFTPKNIQTREERVKLVYRIKVSLDNPNQELKPGMPVDVYLR
- a CDS encoding TetR family transcriptional regulator yields the protein MTGGSKSQDRKPGSAEQRILAAASAEFADKGFYGARTQTIADAAGLNKAMLHYYFRSKDNLYRTVLKDNFTRIWRQLEEIFLQQEPMSTRLDRIVDLYLDTFALNPNLLKLMLREMAGGGERLKQLLTELSAAGAAPVGLLGQASLDLKINQEEVLQVFLSVISMCVFTFVVTPFLTTLFNYDSSELESFRTRRRASIKAMLKAYLKEE